Proteins from one Ipomoea triloba cultivar NCNSP0323 chromosome 1, ASM357664v1 genomic window:
- the LOC115999591 gene encoding transcription factor TCP2-like — protein MDPVLHEGEDDSEEEEEQCRRRKGAIMADGFEKETQRVKAKKRGKGGEVMMNVNGGGRIVRATGRKDRHSKVCTARGTRDRRVRLSPNTAIQFYDVQDRLGYDRPSKAIDWLMKEAKAEIEALNNASTAINQTGLKEEEGDILVQNCSNNPSFSSIFPMESNNLHPNCVSFPDASSSSSSIFFFDDQRLINWNVCPENGKVAEEGSFTPAQNQVFSQREPLQSSFFPQTTFSYAAAMGGGFGDNNELSGMSTAAAEEHHHLTSGRPTTSLLDYHH, from the coding sequence atggaTCCTGTGCTTCATGAGGGGGAAGATGATtcagaagaagaggaagaacaaTGCAGGAGGAGAAAAGGGGCAATAATGGCGGATGGATTCGAGAAAGAAACGCAGAGAGTGAAGGCGAAGAAGAGAGGGAAAGGAGGGGAAGTGATGATGAATGTGAACGGCGGAGGCCGGATTGTACGCGCCACCGGCCGGAAAGATCGTCACAGCAAGGTTTGCACGGCGCGTGGAACTCGGGACCGCCGTGTGCGGCTGTCGCCGAACACCGCAATCCAGTTTTACGATGTTCAGGACCGGCTCGGATATGACCGGCCCAGTAAGGCCATTGATTGGTTAATGAAAGAGGCGAAAGCTGAGATTGAAGCTCTCAATAACGCTTCAACTGCGATTAACCAAACAGGccttaaagaagaagaaggggatATTCTTGTTCAGAACTGCTCAAATAATCCAAGTTTCTCATCAATTTTCCCCATGGAAAGTAACAATTTGCACCCAAATTGTGTGTCTTTCCCAGACGCCTCTTCGTCGTCATCGTCCATCTTTTTCTTTGATGATCAGAGGCTAATCAATtggaatgtttgcccagaaaaTGGCAAAGTAGCAGAAGAGGGCTCTTTCACTCCAGCCCAAAATCAAGTGTTTTCTCAGAGGGAACCCCTTCAGTCCAGCTTTTTTCCTCAAACTACTTTCTCTTACGCCGCCGCCATGGGAGGAGGATTTGGCGACAATAATGAGCTCTCCGGGATGTccacggcggcggcggaggagcaCCACCACCTCACTTCCGGCAGACCAACCACCTCCCTTCTGGATTATCATCACTAG